One part of the Thermodesulfovibrio sp. 3462-1 genome encodes these proteins:
- a CDS encoding lipoprotein-releasing ABC transporter permease subunit, with amino-acid sequence MKLPFYIALRYLKSKKRGFSFGTIISISGVALGVMALIVVISVISGFHEDLQKKILGTQAHAVVLNYSGGIENYRAVMDFLSKKQEIEAYSPFVMGQVLISSGKRAHGVYLRGIIPDYDMKTTEVFKHVKYKYQNHTDLPWIIIGKELANLLGVLPGDTITIISPMGSIGPLGIIPKVKKFIVTGIFEIGMYEYDMNLAITDLSIAQDFFEYGDKVTGIQLKLKDVYKADKICQRLARELDGEFYCKDWMQMNRNLFSALKLEKFTMFLILILIVLVASFNIISMLMINVTEKQREIAILKSMGATDSFIKWIFVCQGLIIGLIGTFIGLTGGIFLCEIVKSYEIVKLPADVYYLSKLPVKIKIFDVMVICACALFISLISTVYPAHRASKINPVEILRYE; translated from the coding sequence ATGAAACTTCCTTTTTATATTGCTTTAAGGTATTTAAAAAGTAAAAAAAGAGGTTTTTCCTTTGGCACTATAATTTCCATAAGCGGAGTTGCCCTGGGAGTTATGGCTCTGATTGTTGTTATTTCTGTAATAAGTGGATTTCACGAGGATTTACAGAAAAAAATTCTTGGCACACAGGCACATGCTGTTGTTTTAAATTATTCTGGAGGAATAGAGAATTACAGAGCTGTTATGGATTTTTTATCAAAAAAACAGGAAATTGAAGCATACTCCCCTTTTGTAATGGGACAGGTTCTTATTTCCTCCGGTAAAAGAGCTCATGGAGTTTATCTTAGAGGAATTATTCCAGATTATGATATGAAAACTACGGAGGTTTTTAAACATGTGAAATATAAATATCAAAATCATACAGATCTGCCATGGATAATAATTGGCAAAGAACTGGCAAATCTTCTTGGAGTGCTTCCTGGAGACACAATCACAATAATATCTCCAATGGGTTCAATTGGTCCATTGGGTATAATTCCAAAGGTCAAAAAGTTTATTGTTACAGGAATTTTTGAAATAGGAATGTATGAGTATGATATGAATCTTGCAATAACAGACCTAAGTATAGCTCAAGACTTTTTTGAATATGGAGATAAAGTAACAGGTATTCAACTCAAGCTTAAAGATGTCTATAAGGCAGATAAAATCTGTCAGAGACTTGCTCGTGAACTTGATGGAGAGTTTTATTGCAAGGACTGGATGCAAATGAACAGAAACCTCTTTTCTGCTCTTAAACTTGAAAAATTCACAATGTTTCTTATTCTTATATTGATTGTGCTCGTGGCATCCTTTAACATAATAAGTATGTTAATGATAAATGTTACTGAAAAGCAGAGAGAAATTGCTATACTTAAATCAATGGGCGCAACAGACAGTTTTATAAAATGGATTTTCGTATGTCAGGGGCTTATTATTGGTTTAATTGGAACTTTTATAGGATTAACAGGAGGAATTTTTCTATGTGAGATTGTTAAATCCTATGAAATTGTAAAACTTCCAGCAGATGTTTACTATTTGAGTAAGCTGCCAGTTAAAATTAAGATTTTTGATGTTATGGTGATATGTGCATGTGCTTTATTTATCAGCCTTATTTCAACTGTTTATCCTGCTCACAGAGCATCAAAAATAAATCCTGTTGAGATTCTCAGGTATGAGTGA
- a CDS encoding ABC transporter ATP-binding protein: protein MKEILRTKNLKKTYWTKAGSIEVLKGIDFIAYQGEIVAITGASGVGKSTFLHVIGTLDKPTSGEILFKFDREINPLKLSADCLAEFRNKYIGFVFQFHYLLSEFNVLENVIMPELIAGHYNKIKLNQNIIKEKAFEILKKLGLSERAHHRPGELSGGEQQRVAVARALFKNPSLVLADEPTGNLDSRSAHELFELFQKINSEEGTTFIIVTHNEAIAQKCTRTLRMIDGVLT from the coding sequence GTGAAAGAGATACTGAGGACAAAAAACCTTAAAAAAACTTACTGGACAAAGGCTGGTTCAATAGAAGTATTGAAAGGGATTGATTTTATAGCCTATCAAGGTGAGATTGTGGCTATAACAGGAGCAAGCGGAGTTGGTAAAAGCACTTTTCTCCATGTGATTGGAACTCTTGATAAACCAACCTCTGGTGAGATTTTATTCAAATTTGACAGAGAAATAAATCCTTTAAAGCTTTCAGCAGATTGTCTCGCAGAATTTCGTAACAAATATATTGGTTTTGTCTTTCAATTTCACTATCTTTTGTCAGAGTTTAATGTTCTGGAAAATGTTATAATGCCAGAGTTAATTGCAGGGCATTACAACAAGATTAAGCTAAATCAAAATATTATTAAAGAAAAGGCTTTTGAAATACTGAAAAAATTAGGATTATCAGAACGAGCTCATCATCGTCCTGGTGAGCTCTCAGGTGGTGAACAGCAGAGAGTTGCCGTGGCAAGAGCTTTATTTAAAAATCCTTCTTTGGTGCTTGCTGATGAGCCTACAGGAAATCTTGATTCACGGTCAGCCCATGAGCTTTTTGAGCTTTTTCAGAAAATTAATTCTGAAGAAGGCACAACCTTTATAATTGTTACTCATAATGAAGCAATTGCTCAAAAATGCACAAGAACACTAAGAATGATAGATGGAGTTTTAACCTGA
- a CDS encoding alginate export family protein, whose translation MKKYASILAALVLLLGLAALSYAAPAEIPSDTTAVIAKGKTQITLGGELRFRGLYGKNLDVEEKDTYPDSQSYYDYRVRLNLEAKVSPNTTGYVEVESNRTATNNSSENVYWGSGTRGPRGTYPVGNWHNESNLYIRQAWIQYQGTGLLGVPAGFKVGKQLIKLGYGLFFDHTYYGDDAILVFVQPLKELTIAAHTIKFSEGNIALNDDATAYGILAAYAGKGFGLSADVTYVDHQNFGTIGGPGPFLDIHLWNFGLRGNADDIAGTGLNFRADVEFQTGKIRDTNPDIKLRGWAALAGLDYKFKPIPLTLTLEYAIGSGNKQNTLNKDESFITALGPEQHYTFIYEYLAPTACFGTTGTGLCNTQYLKFGGSFDITKDINAKLYGYWLRAHRAVAINGSLQPDKDIGWEVDGVVTYQIDKGLKYWVEAGYFWPGDAYKLPNGKDADDAWAVRHGIQLNF comes from the coding sequence GTGAAAAAATATGCAAGTATTTTAGCTGCATTGGTTCTTCTCTTAGGTTTAGCTGCATTGAGTTATGCAGCACCAGCAGAAATCCCCTCAGACACAACAGCAGTAATCGCAAAAGGTAAAACCCAGATAACACTCGGTGGCGAACTCCGTTTTAGAGGATTATATGGAAAGAATTTGGATGTGGAAGAAAAGGATACTTATCCTGACTCACAATCCTACTACGACTACCGTGTAAGGCTCAATCTTGAGGCAAAGGTATCTCCTAATACAACTGGATATGTGGAAGTTGAAAGTAATAGAACTGCTACTAATAATAGCTCTGAAAATGTATACTGGGGTTCTGGTACCCGAGGTCCAAGAGGTACCTATCCAGTTGGTAACTGGCATAATGAGAGCAATCTTTACATCCGTCAGGCATGGATTCAGTATCAGGGAACAGGGCTTCTTGGTGTTCCAGCAGGATTTAAAGTTGGAAAGCAGCTCATCAAGCTTGGTTACGGACTCTTCTTTGATCACACCTACTATGGTGATGATGCAATCTTAGTGTTTGTTCAGCCATTAAAAGAGCTCACAATTGCTGCTCATACAATTAAGTTTTCTGAAGGTAATATCGCACTCAATGATGATGCAACAGCATACGGAATTCTTGCTGCATATGCAGGTAAAGGATTTGGCTTGAGTGCAGATGTAACCTATGTTGATCACCAGAATTTTGGAACTATTGGAGGACCTGGCCCATTCCTAGATATTCACCTCTGGAACTTTGGTTTAAGAGGTAATGCTGATGACATTGCAGGAACAGGGCTTAACTTCAGAGCAGATGTTGAATTCCAGACTGGAAAAATTAGAGATACCAATCCAGATATCAAACTTCGTGGCTGGGCTGCATTAGCAGGGCTTGACTACAAATTCAAACCAATTCCATTAACACTTACCTTAGAGTATGCAATTGGTAGTGGTAACAAACAGAACACACTCAACAAGGACGAATCATTCATTACAGCACTTGGTCCAGAGCAGCACTATACATTCATTTATGAATACCTTGCACCTACAGCATGCTTCGGAACAACAGGAACAGGACTCTGCAATACCCAGTATCTGAAATTTGGTGGATCCTTTGACATCACAAAGGACATCAATGCAAAACTCTATGGTTACTGGTTAAGAGCTCATAGGGCAGTTGCTATTAATGGCTCCTTACAACCAGATAAAGACATTGGATGGGAAGTTGATGGAGTTGTAACTTACCAGATTGACAAGGGTCTTAAGTACTGGGTTGAGGCTGGATACTTCTGGCCAGGCGATGCATACAAGCTTCCAAATGGCAAAGATGCTGATGATGCCTGGGCAGTAAGACATGGCATCCAGCTCAACTTCTAA
- the tolQ gene encoding protein TolQ — translation METTVIDLIRQTGVVAKAVLLILLFFSIFSWAIIFYKWKIFKNMKKENQKFFDAFLNSNGTKELFAVAKRFELSPIASLYREVFSEIQGKNPTNLEAIVRKYSSEEANKVESYLGFLATTGSTTPFIGLFGTVWGIMDAFRHIGMKGSASIATVAPGIAEALVTTAAGLFAAIPAVIAYNYFTSQANKIINEVNDFSETLLKYPWQH, via the coding sequence ATGGAAACTACAGTTATTGATCTCATAAGACAAACAGGAGTTGTTGCTAAAGCTGTTTTGCTTATTCTTCTTTTCTTTTCAATTTTTTCCTGGGCTATCATATTTTACAAATGGAAGATTTTCAAAAACATGAAAAAAGAAAACCAGAAATTTTTTGATGCTTTTTTAAATTCCAATGGAACAAAGGAGCTTTTCGCAGTTGCTAAAAGATTTGAATTAAGCCCTATTGCCAGTCTTTACAGAGAAGTTTTTTCTGAAATTCAGGGAAAAAATCCGACAAACCTTGAAGCAATTGTAAGAAAGTACTCTTCTGAGGAGGCAAATAAAGTAGAAAGTTATCTTGGCTTTCTTGCAACAACAGGCTCTACAACTCCATTTATAGGACTTTTTGGAACAGTCTGGGGAATTATGGATGCTTTCAGACATATAGGTATGAAAGGTTCAGCTTCAATTGCCACTGTTGCACCAGGTATTGCAGAGGCACTGGTTACAACAGCTGCTGGTCTCTTTGCAGCAATTCCTGCAGTGATTGCTTACAATTACTTTACCTCTCAGGCAAATAAAATAATTAATGAAGTCAATGACTTTTCTGAAACCCTCTTAAAATACCCATGGCAGCACTAA
- the tolR gene encoding protein TolR: MAALNPRRRSSIADINVTPLVDVMLVLLIIFMVTAPLLKQGIDVNLPKAKGKSLEETEKISIVITKEGKIFLNDKIINKDDLPSILNSYRESNTAVLLKADKDVPYGLVAEVMGEIKAAGIEKIGMVTEPKESR, encoded by the coding sequence ATGGCAGCACTAAATCCTCGCAGAAGATCATCAATAGCAGACATTAATGTCACTCCTTTAGTTGATGTAATGCTTGTATTGCTCATAATTTTTATGGTTACAGCTCCACTTTTAAAACAAGGAATTGATGTGAATCTTCCAAAAGCAAAAGGAAAAAGCCTTGAAGAAACTGAAAAAATAAGCATTGTCATTACTAAAGAAGGCAAAATATTTTTAAATGATAAGATAATCAATAAAGATGATCTGCCCTCAATACTCAATTCATACAGAGAAAGCAATACTGCTGTACTTTTAAAGGCTGACAAAGATGTTCCTTATGGTCTTGTAGCTGAAGTTATGGGAGAAATTAAAGCTGCTGGAATAGAAAAAATAGGAATGGTAACAGAGCCAAAAGAAAGTAGATGA
- a CDS encoding TonB C-terminal domain-containing protein, with protein sequence MLALIFGVKNSAKDFKNLTYVTLIQETSNSLQTASLNEENKLPPSLEQSKEIPTTARQSKKTYEKTQKISKQEEQLLQERLAALRAKKKILEKAQAGSVELKSGQNTKGSEVSPGYLALISGIIRQHWSVPDTVPRNLEAVVSVRILSNGKVLIEGFEQKSGNILFDSSVVRAIKNSSPLPPPKNEVIVGLRFKP encoded by the coding sequence ATGCTTGCGTTAATCTTCGGAGTAAAAAATTCAGCTAAGGATTTTAAAAATCTCACATATGTAACTTTGATTCAAGAAACAAGTAATTCATTGCAGACAGCCTCATTGAATGAAGAAAATAAGCTTCCACCATCCCTTGAACAATCAAAAGAAATTCCAACAACAGCAAGACAGTCAAAAAAAACTTATGAAAAAACTCAAAAAATATCTAAACAAGAGGAACAACTTCTACAAGAAAGACTTGCTGCGCTTAGAGCAAAAAAAAAGATTCTTGAAAAAGCTCAAGCAGGTTCTGTTGAACTTAAAAGCGGACAAAATACTAAGGGAAGTGAAGTTTCACCCGGTTACTTAGCATTAATCTCTGGAATTATAAGACAGCACTGGAGCGTTCCTGATACTGTTCCTCGGAATCTTGAAGCAGTTGTTTCAGTAAGAATTCTTTCAAATGGAAAGGTTCTCATTGAAGGATTTGAACAAAAATCTGGAAATATTCTTTTTGATTCTTCTGTTGTTAGAGCCATCAAAAATTCCTCTCCTCTTCCACCACCTAAAAATGAAGTTATTGTAGGATTGAGGTTTAAACCATGA
- a CDS encoding DUF1343 domain-containing protein, producing the protein MVHSGIDRFEKRLPKKFYGAKAGLVIHPASVNRKLVHTRDILLESKKIKITAFFGPQHGIFGNTQDNMIEWEGFIDKQTGLPVFSLYGKTRKPTEEMLKNLDILIIDLQDVGARYYTFIWTMALCMEACKEKAMPMIVLDRVNPIGGHIVEGPVLMPEFSSFVGLHPLPVRHGMTIGEIAFYFKDKFYPELDLTVIPLYGWKRNQWFDETALPWVMPSPNMPALQTATVYPGMCLFEGTILSEGRGTTRPFEIFGAPFIEPERLVKKLNEFKLKGVFFRPLYFIPTFNKFSGHLCGGAQIHVIDREKFKPFKTAVAILLAIKELYPEINLWREPPYEYEFEKLPFDILAGSDRLRREIEKGKSLKDMESWWTKECEMWAKVRKKYLLYD; encoded by the coding sequence ATGGTTCATTCAGGCATAGATAGATTTGAAAAAAGGCTTCCTAAGAAATTTTATGGAGCTAAAGCAGGATTAGTTATTCATCCAGCCTCAGTAAATAGAAAACTTGTACACACCAGAGATATTCTTCTCGAGAGCAAAAAAATCAAAATTACAGCCTTTTTCGGACCGCAGCACGGAATATTTGGAAATACTCAGGACAACATGATTGAATGGGAAGGATTTATTGATAAACAAACAGGATTGCCTGTATTTAGCCTTTATGGAAAAACGAGAAAGCCAACAGAAGAAATGCTTAAAAATCTTGATATTTTGATTATTGATCTTCAGGATGTTGGAGCAAGATACTACACATTTATCTGGACAATGGCTTTGTGTATGGAAGCCTGTAAAGAAAAGGCAATGCCGATGATTGTGCTTGATAGAGTAAATCCAATTGGTGGACACATAGTAGAAGGACCTGTGCTTATGCCAGAGTTTTCATCTTTTGTAGGACTTCATCCATTGCCTGTCCGCCATGGAATGACTATTGGAGAGATTGCGTTTTACTTTAAAGATAAGTTTTACCCAGAACTTGATCTTACAGTAATTCCTCTTTATGGATGGAAAAGAAATCAATGGTTTGATGAAACAGCGCTGCCCTGGGTAATGCCTTCTCCAAACATGCCAGCCCTTCAGACAGCGACAGTTTATCCTGGAATGTGTCTTTTTGAGGGAACTATTTTAAGCGAAGGAAGAGGCACCACAAGACCATTTGAAATATTTGGTGCACCCTTTATAGAGCCTGAGAGGCTTGTAAAAAAGCTAAATGAATTTAAGTTGAAAGGAGTATTTTTTAGACCTCTTTACTTTATTCCAACTTTTAACAAATTTTCTGGACATTTATGTGGTGGTGCTCAAATTCATGTAATTGATAGAGAAAAATTTAAACCTTTTAAAACTGCTGTAGCAATTCTTCTTGCAATAAAAGAGCTGTATCCAGAAATTAATCTTTGGCGCGAACCTCCCTATGAATACGAGTTTGAGAAACTTCCCTTTGACATTCTTGCTGGTTCAGATAGATTAAGGAGAGAAATTGAAAAAGGAAAATCTCTTAAGGATATGGAGTCCTGGTGGACTAAAGAGTGTGAAATGTGGGCAAAAGTAAGAAAAAAATATCTCCTATATGATTAA
- a CDS encoding sugar phosphate nucleotidyltransferase, with the protein MIKGFILAAGYSTRLRPITEHIPKPLMPIAGEVLLEWIFKNLNALTTEIGINLHYKAKKIEDYIKKQNLPLKTFYEKEILLTGGALWNAKNFLKDSVFVVHNGDIYSDANIKEAAKWHIENENSITLLVHDYKPHNKLIVDKDGNLLGIGNSDKSHLAFSGIAIYSPHVLELLPEGPSSVIDLWMRAIKNGFRVSTFKIKYSFWFDIGTPGDYASAVFDKLKRNFTSVYIHPSVCGCELIEPEGKIVVERDVKINKPFKGKNIIILPETEFTPENDYLSNLIIGKNFMIPFETPPIETLTSGGSDRKYLRENNKVFCKWEKLSEDFEKTIALNRFFHEKGFPVPKILEVDINKKTIAFEDLGDLTLYSWLQCRRRDKKIETIYKKILENIGKLHWGISKQAKNLNLLEFDYSYFRWESNYFLQECVKALFKIDENLEEELHSIAEILSKAKKVILHRDLQSQNIMLKEGKVYFIDYQSARWGPAGYDIASLLWDPYVKLNDEMRIRLVNFYIKSHELDEKAFLEELSLCRIQRHMQALGAYGFLSLKKGKRNFLKFIPDAIDLLIKDLEECHIDFSRLKNLVFNIKKQIFNI; encoded by the coding sequence ATGATTAAAGGATTCATTCTTGCTGCAGGATATTCAACCAGACTAAGGCCAATTACAGAGCATATTCCCAAACCATTGATGCCAATTGCTGGCGAAGTCTTACTTGAATGGATTTTTAAAAATTTAAATGCTTTGACCACAGAGATTGGCATAAATTTGCATTATAAAGCAAAGAAAATTGAAGATTACATAAAAAAGCAGAATCTTCCATTAAAAACATTTTATGAAAAAGAAATTCTTCTTACAGGCGGAGCACTGTGGAATGCAAAAAATTTTCTCAAAGACTCTGTTTTTGTTGTCCATAATGGAGATATTTATTCTGATGCAAATATTAAAGAAGCAGCAAAATGGCATATAGAAAACGAAAACTCAATAACTCTCCTGGTTCATGATTACAAGCCTCACAATAAATTAATTGTTGATAAAGATGGAAATTTACTTGGAATCGGAAATTCAGATAAATCTCATCTTGCCTTTTCAGGAATTGCTATTTATAGCCCTCACGTGCTTGAACTTTTGCCTGAAGGTCCTTCATCAGTGATTGATTTGTGGATGAGAGCCATTAAAAATGGATTCAGGGTAAGCACCTTTAAAATAAAATACAGCTTCTGGTTTGACATTGGAACTCCGGGGGATTATGCCAGTGCAGTCTTTGATAAATTAAAGAGGAATTTTACTTCTGTATACATTCATCCTTCAGTGTGTGGATGCGAGCTTATTGAACCCGAAGGTAAAATAGTGGTTGAAAGAGATGTAAAAATAAATAAGCCATTTAAGGGAAAAAATATCATAATTCTGCCTGAGACTGAATTTACACCTGAAAATGATTACCTTTCAAACCTCATAATTGGTAAAAATTTTATGATACCATTTGAGACACCACCCATTGAAACATTAACTTCTGGTGGATCTGATCGAAAATACCTCAGAGAAAATAACAAAGTCTTTTGCAAATGGGAAAAATTATCAGAGGATTTTGAAAAAACGATTGCTTTAAACAGGTTTTTTCATGAAAAAGGATTCCCTGTGCCTAAAATCCTTGAAGTAGACATAAATAAAAAAACGATTGCTTTTGAAGATCTTGGAGATTTAACACTTTACAGCTGGCTTCAATGCAGGAGAAGAGATAAAAAAATTGAGACAATATATAAAAAAATACTTGAAAATATAGGAAAACTTCACTGGGGAATCTCTAAACAAGCAAAGAATCTTAACCTTTTAGAGTTTGACTACTCCTATTTTCGCTGGGAAAGCAATTACTTTTTACAGGAATGTGTAAAGGCGCTCTTTAAAATTGATGAAAACTTAGAAGAAGAATTACACAGTATTGCAGAAATTTTATCAAAAGCTAAAAAGGTGATACTGCACAGAGACTTGCAAAGTCAAAACATAATGTTAAAAGAAGGAAAGGTTTATTTTATTGACTACCAGAGTGCAAGATGGGGACCTGCAGGTTATGACATAGCTTCACTTCTCTGGGATCCATATGTAAAACTCAATGATGAAATGAGAATAAGACTTGTCAATTTCTATATCAAAAGCCATGAACTTGATGAAAAAGCTTTTTTAGAAGAACTTTCTCTATGCAGAATCCAGAGACATATGCAGGCTCTTGGAGCATACGGATTCCTGTCTTTAAAAAAAGGAAAGAGAAATTTCCTTAAATTTATTCCTGATGCAATAGACTTACTGATAAAGGACCTTGAAGAATGTCATATTGATTTCTCAAGGCTAAAAAACCTTGTTTTTAACATCAAAAAACAGATCTTTAATATTTAG
- a CDS encoding cytochrome c3 family protein — protein sequence MNFKLGKISDLASPFTVIIFFLQFLVIIGYFGYDYYMDSSESCIQCHGSKEKMVEFGYPQFYVTLTDVRKQTGHSTVSCRDCHLGNGRAKDKDEAHRGMLKPIYVKDSMDIVDRKMLYKKNDFELNRLIPQGKDRLFDMLPKVKEDGELHLHPEVRNILWHDRNSESFNFDPEIAKKTCGKRGCHSDELKQFKTTVMAINFRQRTMVSWLKPYGPHNCGPSFADVPPEEVLNKAGFDFTNTEKIRKEMNIPFTDEQAMRRQKMCNICHAGCLDCHYAPSRERGSHAFLKVPDSYSCMGRGRGNSVCHTGAAQSRRGETYIGGFYSIPQGRSADIHFKKGIHCADCHPSGKKGMGDMQRKATCQDCHIEIEKAHSKSIHRNLSCTACHVTEAGGYQITIWGRGYIGDKPTPFKKYSLYYGVQKPLILMKDQKGIWFPVKIFPHSVSNIREDVSSSGLHYRWKNSETKDMYYIVGTVNNLPSGNRHLLWFQIEEVSHPFGKARNCKSCHKGRQISVSTWQYEDTQGAEPFSGGYKIIADEKGLRIKDFWHTKINVLPGFKLTDFASWIYFTDKWFIPGDFSIKVDRNRYTAYLKLYESKLKSIRKLEKKIKDENERKKFKEIKGILIHNPELNIKDLFFDVKNKVF from the coding sequence ATGAACTTTAAACTTGGTAAAATCAGCGATTTAGCCTCACCTTTCACTGTCATAATTTTTTTTCTTCAATTTTTAGTAATCATTGGATATTTTGGCTATGATTACTACATGGATTCTTCAGAAAGCTGTATTCAATGTCATGGCTCAAAAGAAAAAATGGTTGAGTTTGGATATCCACAATTCTATGTAACTTTAACAGATGTTCGAAAACAGACAGGACACAGTACTGTTTCTTGCAGAGACTGCCATCTTGGTAATGGTAGAGCAAAGGACAAAGATGAAGCCCACAGAGGTATGCTTAAGCCAATTTATGTGAAGGATTCAATGGATATTGTAGATAGAAAAATGCTTTATAAAAAAAACGATTTTGAACTGAATAGATTGATCCCACAGGGAAAAGACAGACTCTTTGATATGCTTCCAAAGGTAAAGGAAGACGGCGAACTTCATTTGCATCCAGAAGTAAGAAACATTCTCTGGCATGATAGAAACAGTGAAAGTTTTAACTTTGACCCTGAGATTGCAAAAAAAACATGCGGCAAGAGAGGATGTCATTCAGACGAATTAAAACAATTTAAAACCACAGTAATGGCTATAAACTTTAGGCAGAGGACAATGGTTAGCTGGTTAAAACCATATGGTCCTCACAACTGTGGTCCTTCTTTTGCAGATGTTCCACCGGAGGAAGTTTTAAATAAAGCAGGATTTGATTTTACAAACACTGAAAAGATTAGAAAAGAAATGAATATTCCTTTCACTGATGAACAGGCGATGAGAAGGCAGAAGATGTGTAACATTTGTCATGCAGGCTGTCTTGACTGTCACTATGCACCGAGTCGCGAAAGAGGCTCTCATGCATTTTTAAAAGTGCCGGATTCTTATAGTTGTATGGGAAGAGGAAGAGGTAATTCTGTATGTCATACTGGTGCTGCTCAATCAAGAAGAGGTGAAACTTATATTGGTGGATTTTATTCAATTCCTCAGGGAAGAAGTGCTGATATTCATTTCAAAAAGGGTATTCACTGTGCGGATTGTCATCCATCAGGCAAAAAAGGTATGGGAGATATGCAGCGTAAAGCAACCTGTCAGGACTGTCATATTGAAATTGAAAAAGCTCATTCAAAGTCAATTCATAGAAATCTTTCATGTACAGCTTGTCATGTAACAGAAGCTGGTGGATATCAAATTACAATATGGGGGAGGGGGTATATAGGAGATAAACCAACGCCATTTAAAAAATATTCACTTTATTATGGAGTTCAAAAACCGTTGATTCTTATGAAAGATCAAAAAGGGATCTGGTTTCCTGTAAAGATATTTCCTCACAGTGTTAGCAATATTAGAGAAGATGTATCGTCATCAGGACTTCACTATAGATGGAAAAATAGTGAAACAAAAGATATGTATTACATTGTTGGAACAGTTAATAATCTTCCCTCTGGTAACAGACACTTACTATGGTTTCAGATTGAGGAAGTTTCCCATCCTTTTGGAAAAGCAAGGAATTGTAAAAGCTGCCACAAGGGAAGGCAGATTTCTGTGTCTACATGGCAGTATGAAGATACTCAGGGTGCAGAGCCTTTCAGCGGAGGATATAAAATTATAGCAGACGAAAAAGGTTTAAGAATAAAAGATTTCTGGCATACTAAAATAAATGTTTTACCCGGATTTAAATTAACAGATTTTGCCTCATGGATTTACTTCACTGATAAGTGGTTCATTCCTGGAGATTTCTCAATAAAGGTTGACAGGAATAGATACACAGCATATTTAAAACTTTACGAAAGCAAGCTGAAAAGCATCAGAAAACTTGAGAAAAAAATCAAGGATGAAAATGAACGAAAGAAATTTAAGGAAATAAAAGGGATTTTAATCCACAATCCTGAACTAAATATTAAAGATCTGTTTTTTGATGTTAAAAACAAGGTTTTTTAG
- a CDS encoding rhodanese-like domain-containing protein: MRKYVNASCDYGCKKRSFIPTFLIAGVLILLLVNFTWAGTPLSDERVKEAQQCGINVVDVKGVKELIKKGAVIVDVREYTEYVAGHIPGAIWAPRGLMDFQAFTWLPDKDKTYLIYCKTGGRGSIVACDLKKLGYKNVYNLKGGFEAWTKAGEPVEKGEPEGMGKGIKK, encoded by the coding sequence ATGAGGAAGTATGTGAATGCTTCATGTGATTATGGGTGTAAGAAAAGAAGTTTTATCCCAACTTTTCTAATCGCAGGAGTTTTGATTTTACTTCTTGTCAATTTCACATGGGCTGGAACTCCGCTGAGTGACGAAAGAGTAAAAGAAGCTCAACAATGCGGAATCAATGTAGTTGATGTAAAGGGAGTAAAGGAACTTATCAAAAAAGGTGCGGTTATTGTTGATGTCAGAGAGTATACTGAATATGTAGCAGGACACATTCCAGGTGCAATCTGGGCTCCAAGAGGATTAATGGATTTTCAAGCTTTTACATGGCTTCCGGACAAAGATAAAACATATCTTATTTATTGCAAAACAGGTGGCAGAGGTTCAATAGTAGCATGCGATTTGAAAAAGCTGGGTTATAAAAATGTTTACAATCTTAAAGGCGGATTTGAAGCATGGACAAAGGCTGGAGAGCCTGTAGAAAAGGGTGAACCAGAAGGTATGGGCAAAGGTATTAAGAAATAA